ATGCTCATGACTCAACAATCCAAATGCTGACCAAAATTGAATTATGGATGGCATCAAGTGATATGATGCTTTTGGGTATGACATAAATAGAGGTTGATGTCAGAAACATATCCATAAGTTTGGGAATCAATTGATCTAACATGAGGAAAATAAAACATGTCTAATTGTGCCCATGTAGAGGCATCTCTCTAAAGTGCCCTCATAACAAAACTCTTCCCCTAAAACAAATTGAATCTTGCAGAGTGGATGGTATTGGACAGCTCTGGGTTTGTGTGAACTAAAAGAGGCGGAGGAGAACAGATTAgaactgaagaaaaagaaagggcaGAAGCCTGTGTGCACAatataaatgagggcaattacaCTGCTAGTTATTCAATGTCATCTGTGTAGTTTTTACATAAATGTATGGACTTGTTTCTGATGTCGAAGTAACAACATGGTTTGAACTGTCCACCCAGATTGTAAAATAATTGAACCATGAACCGCTTGCTTTTACAGTTCTCACTTTAAGAACATCTGGTAAACAGGATTTGTCAACAAACCATAAGACAATCATACGCCTCACtgagaaaatacaaaaagacCAGTTAATTATGTAAGGACAACTTTGACCAATATTTGGAAATAAAACGAGTATTTTCCTATAACTTACCTTGGGCTTCAGAGAAGGAGCCCGCATTTTAATCATTTCAACGACCTCTTTCTTTATTCGTTGGAATCTATCATCTTTTTCTTGCTTGGCCGACAAACCCAATTCAACCATCTCCTTCAAGTTTCTCTGTTGAGAAGACACAGTAGAGTGGTATTAATACTTCCCACTCCTCAACTTGTACAAAACAggacgacaacaacaacaagaagtcAACAACAACtgagccttatcccaacaaaatAGAATAGACTAGTTAAAATCCTCGAGCAATAATTAAAGATTTCGCTTATAAACAATGCCAAAGGCCTTCTACTATCCATTTTTCCAAATAAGCAGATACAGGTACTAAGACAGCAAATATAAGATGCATCTACGCCAATAGAGAGAGACTAAGAAAACTTCAATTTACCAGCAAGCAAGCACTAGCATCCCTGTCCAAGCTATTAATGCAGGCTTTTTGAGCATTTTCAGTGACAATCAAGAGGGGGGGGAAGAAAGCAGTAGACACAAAGAGCCATAGGATAATTTCCTAGTAAATAGATACCTTCAATGTTTTTAGCTGCACTAAGTGGCCTAGAATACTCATTAGGTGATTGATTAACTCCTCTGATATTCTTCCTTGGCTAGACTGCTGCAATAACCACAAAAATATGGGGttaatttctttaaaactttCAAGTGAACAAAGATTGtacaagttaaaaaaaaaatagaaaaaaacacaaacaagcCCCTTATGGTTccattgaactagaaactacaAATAGTCAAGTAATTAAAACATTACTGCCAGTCTAGCAACTTTAGCAAGCTTCTGTTTCACTTCTCGAGGCAATCTCCGTTTGACTGCTTGTGAGGAAGTATCCGCATCCTGAACTTCCACAATTGGTGGTCTAGCTGTAAggtaatgaaaagctttttttaaatagaaacatcCTAAACATTCACAGAAATTAAGAATTAAACGTCAGTGTTTGCAACTTACATTCTGCAACTATCTTCTCAAGCTCCCTAATGGCCCTTTCAAGCATTGTACCTTTTGGCCTAACACTAGAACCTTCCTTTGCATGCATTGATGTTGTCTTCTGTGTAAAGATTATATACAAACCAAACACCAATCAAATGGATTGTAGGGGACAATAAGAGGCATTATCACAATAATAACAATTCAACAAGTAaaacttataaataaaaaaaataaaaaataaaaactaacaaATACAAAGAAACTATTAGCAAATCCTACCATTTACATGCAAAAAATTCTTAGAAAGAGTATGAAGAAACAGAAGATGGACCAAATCACAAAAGGAAATGCACATAAATTTGTGTAATCACTAATCAGCCAAGTGACCCAGTTTCAGTTGTTGTTTATTCCTAAATACAGGATAAGTATAAAACAGTGTTAGCAGTATGCTCTGCCTGGACTGTATCTTGATTGTACAGCATGTGCCAGAATCCttaagagaagaggaaaaatcccaaaatctagaagaagaaaaaaagttcCCTAATCAAACCAAATTGAGGAACAACAGTGTGTAGCATCCGAGCAAGTTATCCCATCAAATTCAGTCACCAAGGCATATTAGAGGAAGGTGCCAGTCATGGAACAGGACTGACTCTCCACACATTGACCTACTGAACTAGGAAATCATGCATTTACACAGTGCAAAAATAATGTGCCAGAATGGAAAATAGAACCGAATAATATAGAAAATCATCCTGTAATAATGTTATATTTCACCACAAATCTATCAATACTATTGAAACAGGTTTATTGACCAAAGCTTACAAGTTGAATGGAACCCTCTCACAACTATCAAACACTTTTTAGCACCGCCATGAAATCTACTAGAAGAAACAAGGAGTGACAACAGAAGCAATAATACAATCGTATTAGAGGTTTCAATGAGAGTCATGAGACAACAATGATGAATTCACTtaaaagcatagttgtcacagcgtcatggcgatccaagtcgttggaggggtgtctgatcgatatatcgacacgtcgcccgccatggcgttgccatagcgatcatgtcgaccatgttttattttttattttctctattttttaatgttttaatagaggtatactcaagccatgttttattttttctctattatttctcaagttttaaggatggcaatcttgtaattaagcagaatctaagaaagggcataaaagggttttgatttaatgactaagggtaaacttagagggatgtgtaaagtatggacaaaggggaataaaagaagagaaaggtactttaggaaaaagacaaaaataagggtttgtaaTAACCCACGATCAGATtatggttgtcttcaaccttgagTTCAGCCTGGGATGGAAAACAGTGCAGTACGAAggagataactccttcaattcttcttgGTCCAGTCTAAATCTTCAGGCGAAGTATCGCCACATCATGTTCtatcaattccagcaagaacTCATCACAGAAATCAACTAAACAAGGAGTATTTAATCTCCCTGGAATCAGATCTGGCAATTTCTTAGTTGCAAGTAATCTTCAAAGGTTTGAATCTCAGGGCAAGGAAAGCTTTTGGGTGCAAACCTCTCAGGTAAGGATCGCCCTAGGGTGGTGATTCAATGCACCAAAACTCAAGCCCAATCGACTCTCTCAAAGGGTTCAAAACAATTCTATTGAGGGTTGCAGTCACCGCCCAACAGAGAGAACATCAATggcaaaagaagatgaaatcgaagagggaaagagagacaggaagcagaaatcgaagagggaaagagagacaagacgccatggcgtaggtcgatatgcatgcttctccagcgccaagacgccatggcgacgccatgacaactatgcttaaaAGCAACAAATTAAACTTCAAGCAATCCGTAAGatgctttacaatttacatCCAGAAACTAAGGCTGTACACGATCATAAAATCCATCCCTTTGGGGCCCATTATCCGTTGGGATTTAACCATCCTACATCATAAAAATATGTTGTATGTATGGAGTGAAGGAGACATCTATTTCTACACTGGAAGGTGGCTAGGATCTTTTTAAGTTTAAGTTACTTTGGAAGCTGAAGCTGTTTGGAAACTGCTTACTTAACAACAGGGTGTGAAGATGCTGTTTCTTATTGATCGAGAGGATGGTTTGGGAACAAGTGTAAAATCATGTGCCGGCTACTTCCTTTCATACTGTCACTGTCATGGGGATCATGGAAAGAGAGGAACAGAAGTATTCATTATATGTAAGCATGCTCAATCTTTGGAACTTGTTCACATAAAGTAAATTTGCTAATTATTCAAGTACATAATGAATTTTCAGAATAATTTCAAAGATATAAAAAGAAGATTTCCATATTTTGTACCTCAAGCATATTATTCACAAACTTTTGccattaatttcattttttccagatgcatatatatatatggtacagAGTGTTAAGAAGAAGGCTGCAGAGGGTGGATCACAGCAGGTGGCATAATGAAATTTGTCCTCTTGCTCGTTTTGTCTACATTTACAGGTAAGATGATCCATCAGTGTTTTGATACCAATTGATAGTACTTCCATTACTTTTCCCTTATGAAAAAATGGTTATTTCTCCTGTTAAGTGTTATCAATCAAAATCAAGAAATAAGACTGATTCATAATCTACACAGCCTTTCTGGAGAGACTATATTATTTGCACGATAAATAAAACCCAACAATCAACAACAACGATAAATAACCTTACCAATCACTAATAAAATAgtgcaaaagaaaaaatacaaatgGGGTCACTAAAGAGAACCAGCAGTAGCTAGGGATTTTCAGAAGAGATGAGTACTTACAGCAGTCTGAGAGGGGTACTTGCTACCAGACAAATTAAGGTCAGGCAGCTCCGTACCACCATTTTTATCCCGGTACCTAACTTTTGCAAATGCCTCTAGCTCATTAACATCTTTCTTCAGTTGATGCTCAAACTGAGTGGAAGCACTTTTATCCCGATTAGTCTGATGCGCAGCATCAGAGGCTTCACCTCCAACTTTCAACTTGTTATTGAGATCTTTAGATTGGACAATTCCAGTCTTCTGTTTTTCAGTCTCTTTTATATCCATTGGTAATACAGAAGAAtccttatttgaattttttgaaaaagaattttCCAATTTAATGCTAGAATCAGCAGACTTCTTTTTGAAAGTTCCCATAGAAGCATTCAATTGATTCTGCCCTTTCCCATCTTGATAGTGCTCACTTGTAGCTGGCAAACTTTGAGGACTAGAAGACTTGCTCCCCACCAATGGTGCAGTCCTAGCAGCAGCTTTCATCCTCGCATTACCCATTTTTGCATGTTTATATGGTACATGCTCACCATGAGCTTTTGTcaaatcttttcttcttcgcttccttggttggtgGTCAGGAGATGCAAAGGGTTCATTTCTAGTAAtggaaatataataaaaaaagagaggcaCAATCAGAGgtcaataaattaataaaatagtTTATGATAGTCTAAGATACAAAAAATAAATGCCTCCTTGTGTAATGGTGTAGCAACTAAACAGGACAGCGGTAGCATGTACAAGTAAAAGAAATGAGATTCCCTGCTACATTTACACCTAAAGGCTACAGAAACATATTGGGGATAGCTATGACCATGAACCTACTTTTAGTCCATGGACAAGATTATTTTGGCTGAAACTTAAGATTAGTGAAAGGTACTTCATCAGATGGAACCACACAATGCCTGCCACCTGATATCTCATGGAAGTTACCAAGTTCAcaagccagagagagagagaacacaaGTCACATTGAGCTACTATACATGACAGGGCATCCCCCATGTCGATGCTTAGTTAGCACCAAAGGAAGTTCCCCATGTACCGACACCACTGAGGAAAGTTACAGCCTGAACAATTTTCACAACGCagaataaagctttgaaaaatgATCGAGAAGACAACATTTTGAAGACAGTTCAATAGAAGAAAACACAGAATGGTAAGTCAAAAACAAGGTGGACCATACAGTTGAATTGGACCACAAAATTTGACTACTGGCCAGTGAAGTGCATCCATTATCTACCAATGGTCAGAATCACCACATCAACCCTCTACATGGCTCAGAAAGGTGATACGTGGAGAGGAGCCTCTTTATGCCACTTTCTGAGAGAACCATTCCCTATACAAATTTCTCTTTCTCACCTGCTGATGCAAGCACATAAATACATAAGTCACACAAATACCCCTCGATTTGAATATATACAATCCAAGACAGCTTGGTTTCAAGGATCAACCAGGACATTCCAAAATAGATTAACATTGGATCATCTAATCCTGTCTAAGGTCGGGATCTACTTTGATCTGGACTAGGGGTGGCTGCGACTGGATAATCCCTGGTCCCCAATCCTCGAAACAATTTTTCATAGTATTTCCCATGACTAAGTAATGCAAGCCAGTGTAAATTTGGACAAGGTTTTAGAATAGGTTTTGGGTcgggccatagttgtcaaggcgtcgcctaggtgtccaggcacTATTTGCTGGAAGGATGCCTTGGTCGACAAGGCAACGCCTTGTTGGGGCCTTTGTTTTAGGTTTTATTATTGTAATGGGTTGAATTATAAAGCCCAAAAGTGGGGGGTTATGGGGGGTTCATGAAAAGTATTATTTTATTAGTGGGTCCCATGTCTATAGTCCAAGTTTGTCTCAGCTTGTttgattattatttattttaggcTAGTAACAGTTTTATTACTTTTGGTTGTTTATTTAGAGTAACAGAGTAATAAGGAATCCTTATGAGAGTCAATTTAAGAACGTTAAAAGTCATAAAATGCAACCACCTCCTCTTCTATGATTTGGAATTAATGGATTAAATTGTCAAACTTGAGGGCTGATCTTATAAATTCACGGATGctactttctcttcttctctccaatttatctctttcttatttGGACAGCAAACATATTTCTCCTTACTTTCACATCAATCTCATCTTctagaaagttttttttttttaaaaaaaaacatcttcTCTCTTCAACACGCATCAACCACTCCTTTCTTTAATCGACTCCTGATTTCGGGTCCTATTTTTACTCCCATCTTCTTTCGATCTCTCTCCTTTATCAAGAGAAGATTCCAATTGAGGAAATAAAATTCACTTCTTCCTCTACAAATCTTGGATGTAAGGTAGCCGATCATTATTGATTATGATTGTAAGAAGTGTAGGACCATCGTACTATCAAAGCCAACGACCATGGATGTTAATCAAATGGTGGAGACTTGTCATCATTATAAGACTAAAGGACGAGTCTTTTCTAACAAGGAGGGAATAATGCACGCGCAGTTTAAATTTGAGCCAGGTTATAGTATAGGATTGGGTTAGGTCAAAAGTTTATTATTGTAATTGGCTGGATTATAAAGCCCAAATGTGGGGGTGCAtaaaaatttcttattttataagTGAGACCCATGTATATAGTccaagtttatttttttaatacaagaGTTCTATTGTTAGTTATTTTAGGCTACTAAGAGTTTTATTAATTTAGTTGTTTATTTAGAGAAAGAGAGTAATAAGGAGTCCTTATGAGAGTCAATTTAGGAAAGTTAAATATGTAACCATTCCTTCTTCTACGATTTTGAGTAAGCAATACTTATGAGAGTCAATTTAGGAATGTTTAACAGTTTAAGTTGGCTTTCTGTTTCTCTCGATCACCCTTCTTTAATCTATTCCtgatttcttcctccttctaCATCGATCTCATCTTCtagaaagattttttttaaaaacatcttctctcttctacaCCCATCGACCACTCTTTTTATCCCTTCTTTAATCGATTCCTGATTTCAGGTCCTATTTttccttccatcttctctctctgcTTTAACCACCAATAggtcttttctctttccttccttcctccttaTCAATTTCAAATGATTAGATTATTTTATGTCTGGTTTTTATTATGGAAATCAATTAAGATCTGATAATTGTTCTTTAAGATCTGACCGTTAGATTTGAGATCAGATTTGGCCCATATCTAGCTGTCAGATCGAAACTCTTTCACTCGTAGGCCAATCAGATCAGTCATGTCTGATTGATCTGCATCACTAAGTCATTTCATATTATCGGTATCTAACTTTTCTTATtaataaaagaagtaaaagaaaaaaataagcaaCAGATTACAAACACAAAAACTTAAATAACTTTAGTACTTTACTAAATAGAACATACAAATATGATATctcattctttttttccccaaataaaGTCTGCCATCACATTAGTGCCCTCCAACATATGAGAGCACTAACAAGCTGCAAGAAGTGACAGCAAACAAAATCCCCTTCAACTGAATATCAGAGTGTGTTTTTATCGTGCATTAGGCAGTCCTATAGAAATTCTACCACTAATGTTCTGTTTGCGTCCTCAATACCAACAAAGACATACTTGCTTCAAAATCTCTAAATCAGAACCATTATAATACATAAACCGTGTGCTTTAGGGGCCATAACTTCATACCTCATGATCATACTAACTATTCCTTTCACTGTTCTTGATTAACAAGCTTCCAGTAATTGCTCACTTTGCTTTACCCAAATGATATCAAAGGTAAGGGCCAAAATTCATTAACTCTGACATCCGACCAACAAAGGCTCAGGCCCGCACAGGTATCCATTCAGGAAGTTATGTCTTAAACTTCAAAAGTGATTGTTCAACCAAGTAACCACTCAGCAAAAACTAGAAAGTAACCAGTCATTATGAACTCAAGGATTGTCAAAGGAATGCAATAAAACTCACATGCGTTCCAACTTCCCCCTATTAACAAAGAAACCATTGTGCTTCATTGGTGACTTGTCAACTTGAAAATATTCATCCTGAGGAAGCGACCATGATCATTAGAAACAGAAATTTatggttaaattttttttttaaaattaaaaccagaaaatataaataaatatgaagaaaaaaatttagttttaaagcaaTTATGAAACAGCCAAATAAACAAGCAAGAAAAAATTAGTTCAGAATCATTACTCTGAGCATTTTCTTCAGACTATAAAGAATGTGCAATTTACATTTTGGGTCCTCCATGTTAGTGACATCTCTGAACTGGTTCCTCCAAATTAGATATACCCCATTTTGGGTTCCTCCTCCCAAATGCTGTAGGCTGGACACAAGAAGAGGTTGCATCTAAGCAAGATATCTTCCATATTCTCCCATTATTTTGTAGGATTTCCCCgcatttttctgtttcttctcttttgatggCAAACACGGATGCAGCAAGACGGTTTTTTGCACTTTGTGCTTAAATACTCCATTGTATCTCCTATCAGGCAAAAAATTCTCTTCCGCCACCCATTTTTTTTCTCAGCAGCATTATCTTGTGCCCCATACATTGGTTATTCTTCTAGCTTTGACGTAGCCTTGCTTGGAACTTCTATTATCACCACAAGAGGCATCGGTGGAGCTAGATGCTCCTATTTTTGTAGGCATTCTCTTTGTAGTTCCAATCCACTTTGTGACTTGATGCCAATGTATAAAGGTAAATCTGCATGTTGGATATCCTAGTGTCAGCCTTTGTATTACTATGCTTGACTACTTTCCTCTATTTGCTTTTTGGGATAGACACGTAGAGGAGGCAAGGAAGCCATGGTTGGAACCGATGTATCTCTGATCCATTCTGGATGAGTCAGATCCCTAGTTGGATCAGGCATTTGAACATATTTCCAAATGACTCGACATCGACTCATGCACTCGGACAATTTAATCTGTTTCTATTACAAATCCACACATTCCTGCCTACTAATCCAGCAGGTGACTCAACTCCGTCTGACCTGAGAGACCAACCTGATCTGCCAAATGGTATCCACACAGAGGACTGTATTTCTCTCAGGCTTGGTAGCAGCAGTTGAGATGGGACATTGGAACTTCATAGCTCTCAAATGGAATTCGGTGTTCTGTGATGAGGGTTTGACCGTTCAACTATTTGACTTTAAAAGAGATTGGGCTGATGATAGGCAAAgtatatttttgaaaaatattatgaGTCTTGATTGCTTTCACTGATCTGTTCTAACGTCCCACTAATGGAGGGACCAAAATAGTGTATTCTCTAACATGGAGGACCCAAATGTAcatttccaaaagaaaagaagtcaTCTCACACTTGCTTCTAATACAAAAGAGAATTAGAAGCTAATCTACAGACATACAACAAGATTCAGTAGCTCAATGGAAAATTTTCACCTCAATTAACTACTGCACTAACTACTAAGTCCCTTAACAACTACACCTACAAGAAACCcataaagaaaaaaaccaagaatcCTGATACCAACCAGCTCAGCATCATCTATAAAAGAATCTTCTGTGTCATATTGATCGTCAGGAATATCGTCAAGTTCTTCCTCGTCGCTGCTTTGTTTACCCTGAAAATAAGTTTGAGTCACCACATTAACTCTGAAATAATATTATTTGGTACCAAAAGTATCAAGGCGAACCCCATTGCACTTATATTAACTACGAAAAATTTGCACACATCATACAGGATCATAATAATTGAGGAAACttcaaaccaaaaggaaaaaaaatggcaaactTCGTACCACATAGAGGCGTTCAATTTTCTCAATCACAGCACTAAAACGATTTGAAGGAGGTGCATCTTTAACTTCATCCTCCGCAGCTTGAacctttaaaaaaatcaaagcacCATCAAGTCAATCATTAAAAGATCAGCCAAAAGAATCTTCAGAACCAGTATAGGAAGAGTTATGCATGGAGAATAAAACCACCCTCGCTAAAACCAGCATCTTATAAATGAAACACATACCCAAACGGAGATATGCACATACATAAATTGCATCATGCATGGAATGAGGAAGATTTCACTGATAAAGATGGTCAAGCACATGCTTTTACTCAGGTGTACACATGGGCATAAAGTAACTACAGGGGCAGAGCGAGATTTTCTACTGAGGATCAGGGAGCAGCACAGTCATATAGAGACAAGGGAGGGAAAACCACAATTCCACTATTTTCACAGGAGATAGACAATGTTTAAAAATTGAATATTGGGGTTAGGCGTTGGACCATTATGGCAGAGCAGTTGACAGTCCAATAGTCCAACAATCCAATAGCCTGATGAGTTAACATAAGTCATAAGATACGCTGAACTACTGATCAAGGAATAAGAAGTGGAGCTGAAGTAGTGATCAAGGCATTGCTATGTGTTATCAAACATCTTGGTTTGAGTCTCTTCATAAGCATATTCTAAAATTAAAGTTTTAAAAATTCTTAAAAAGCATATCcacaaaattaatttttttaatagacATATCTGGCTAACTACCCCCATTACCCAAAGGTCCAACTATCAATTTTGAACAACTTTGATGATGGATTATTTCAATCAAAGATCTATTGGGCAGTTAACAATTTCCACAGGTCTGGCATTCCAAACAGTCCAACCATGGTCTAAATGTCTAATTACCAGAAAATCTATGCAGACACTGAAATCACATTCTGGCTGCCCAAGCAGTCTATGAACGAAAATGCTAACCTTACAAATTCATGTGGTCAATCAGCTGTCAGGACAATAATAAATTTTGTTTCCCTAACCCCCTATATTACATGGTTCTTGATGCCAAACGGTCCAGTATGACGTGTTTGTATTGGAAACATAGGCGACGTTTCCCATAATTTTGTGAGGTTAGCAAAACCAATCCATGAAATACTAAGATATATATGTGTGTACCAAAGGTTGATATGCCTAAACTGGCTACATATCGATGCGCTCGGCGTACAGTGTTCCATTGTCGATGGAAGAGATGCTCAACAAGGTATCCACTTCCCGGGTGAACATCTTGAGAGAGTTGTCTGACTGTGATTGGACGGAAATTTCAGTATCGGTGTCTATGttgtaaattgtttacaaaatgattttaaatatttttattataattacATTTATTTAAAGTGCTTTAAAAATGTTTTGTGTCCAATCACCAGTTAAGACTCTCTGATATTGGCCATTCAAAGGATTAGGGTTTCGGCGGTGTCCGATATGTGATGTTGATGGAGAGACTAGAATGTAATGAAAATTTCTATCACTTCGGGGTTAAATGATTACATTTTGCATGGATTGTCCTTGTGCGTGATAAATGATAATGGACAAGATGTGAGATCACCCTTttggatcacaccacttggtttGATCACAACCGTTGGTTCTAAAgaggctcaatcataaatatgATGGCAATGGGAAACCCTAATCACTCTTGCAAACTGAGAATTCAGAATTGAGTGAGAATtgcaaagggaggaagagaaagtCTCTTCTCCATTAGGGCTTCGCCAATGAAGAAGTTTCTTCCATCGGGCGGTGACGAGTACAAGTGTTGATTCTATTGAAGGATTTGCCTTCGTGAATCTCAAGGTAACCAACCCCAATTGATCTCTGTCGTTTGATTGTCAAATACCCTAACGGATTCGAGGAGGCGTTCCTAACAGCCAATTTTTCATTTGGTATTCCGCATCCCCAACAGGATGATGAAGTGGTGGCTCCAATTATCGTTGAAGAGCCATACATGGAGGAACATACACTAGTTGATCTTTTGATCAAACCAATCGAATTTGTGTTTTCACATTGCAACTTCAACAACGGACTCCTTGTTGCAAAGTTTGTACTTCGTACCATTGGATCGTTGGTTTCATTGAGTCAAGGAGAATGGTTGTTGATTGTTCGTCGAAGATCCtccctaatgtagtcctagatagacaaagggtctactaggagccaagtaaccAGGACCTTTCAATTCTGATGGCCgatgggggcagaattgaggaTTTAGGTTAGAAATAGGGTTAGGTTTAAGGTAATGGATGTAAATTTTATATGGTAATGCTAGGCAGGTTTAGAGGAAGCTACAGTGAAGGTTTAAATGATGGTTTGagtgaaaaattaaaaatcagaaaattagggttagggtttcgggttttgggaaagatGGGAGTgatgggttttagggtttagatgagAGTTTAAGCtagggctttaggtcgagtgcTAAGGCCAGAAAGGAGGAGGTTCGGCTGCAATATGGGCAGGTTTCACTGGGtagttttttagggtttgggttttaatcgAGATGAgtgggattagggtttaggtgttaAGATGGGCTGCAACTAAAATCGAGTGGAGGGGGCTGTGGTTGAAATTTAATTGAATTTGGTTGGTGGAATTGGGCTGGGCAGAATCTAGATAACCTAGGGTTTTGTTGGGTCGATTGGATTAATGGAGGGGATGCTAATGGGAGTCGATAGGCTTAGGTtggaagattagaagaagaagggtgaatgctgaattaataaaccaCTTACTTGAAAACTGAaccttcaatggcagcagctttgaagattgaagatggcTTCTCCtaatctacaagatgcaaggagttgagaagaagatcctcccggtctacaagacgcaaggagtcaactggagatccactaGTCcctttcaccttgatattactcacaaggcacactctcAAAGGAGCAAAGCAGCAGCatcaatggcagcaagcaaacacaaaatttattttcaaatcTGAAGTGTGGAGGAGCCTCCCAtgattttattaatatataatatggcctaaggcccaattcCTATTACAAATATGAATCACTCCCCTTCTAAAATCATGGAGGGGGTGGGACACTTAAATTGAAAGctaaaacttaaaagattccctatctaccaataggaaataagaatctaacaaccaataggattaattcacttaaattgaaccattgcctaaatcggttcaatttaagtttacaattaaacTGAAAAAATAACTAAGGCTCCAAACACTAGACCCTAATCTTAGGGCTGCTTCTTTTTGCAGATGATTGGATCTGCATCACTCCCTTTATATAAAACTTGAGGCCGAGTTTTTTCAAACAAGAGGGAATAATGCAAGatcgg
The sequence above is a segment of the Telopea speciosissima isolate NSW1024214 ecotype Mountain lineage chromosome 7, Tspe_v1, whole genome shotgun sequence genome. Coding sequences within it:
- the LOC122668954 gene encoding ubinuclein-1-like isoform X1 encodes the protein MEEEKVVSGTCSSSKVVSSSSFPSATTATGAASSSTTFKDGRGFFVELNPGETTIVSWKKLLKDANKANRSPVAAPEAPTGAHPALESRIAPVQAAEDEVKDAPPSNRFSAVIEKIERLYVGKQSSDEEELDDIPDDQYDTEDSFIDDAELDEYFQVDKSPMKHNGFFVNRGKLERINEPFASPDHQPRKRRRKDLTKAHGEHVPYKHAKMGNARMKAAARTAPLVGSKSSSPQSLPATSEHYQDGKGQNQLNASMGTFKKKSADSSIKLENSFSKNSNKDSSVLPMDIKETEKQKTGIVQSKDLNNKLKVGGEASDAAHQTNRDKSASTQFEHQLKKDVNELEAFAKVRYRDKNGGTELPDLNLSGSKYPSQTAKTTSMHAKEGSSVRPKGTMLERAIRELEKIVAESRPPIVEVQDADTSSQAVKRRLPREVKQKLAKVARLAQSSQGRISEELINHLMSILGHLVQLKTLKRNLKEMVELGLSAKQEKDDRFQRIKKEVVEMIKMRAPSLKPKASEQRGGASDDFQEVLGSEDKGVKGKYTMDVAMEEKICELYDLYVEGMDEDKGPQIRKLYVELAELWPSGCMDNHGIKNAVCRSKERKRALHNRLKVVVVFDAQDQEKIKKKKLSIPRAEESVRGEATSAAQPRIMQERLGTDSSGHALMVPNRMITSMTTSAQHLATSVRMSNSSTNGLSMDRPKQEKVKGSTFMDDVRKADGVLVKKKVKKNPESELGELHLHPEKFSQHGKEKHKYPKLAAASQPHKSNLQTAGIPSCNQPS
- the LOC122668954 gene encoding ubinuclein-1-like isoform X6, with translation MEEEKVVSGTCSSSKVVSSSSFPSATTATGAASSSTTFKDGRGFFVELNPGETTIVSWKKLLKDANKANRSPVAAPEAPTGAHPALESRIAPVQAAEDEVKDAPPSNRFSAVIEKIERLYVGKQSSDEEELDDIPDDQYDTEDSFIDDAELDEYFQVDKSPMKHNGFFVNRGKLERINEPFASPDHQPRKRRRKDLTKAHGEHVPYKHAKMGNARMKAAARTAPLVGSKSSSPQSLPATSEHYQDGKGQNQLNASMGTFKKKSADSSIKLENSFSKNSNKDSSVLPMDIKETEKQKTGIVQSKDLNNKLKVGGEASDAAHQTNRDKSASTQFEHQLKKDVNELEAFAKVRYRDKNGGTELPDLNLSGSKYPSQTAKTTSMHAKEGSSVRPKGTMLERAIRELEKIVAESRPPIVEVQDADTSSQAVKRRLPREVKQKLAKVARLASSQGRISEELINHLMSILGHLVQLKTLKRNLKEMVELGLSAKQEKDDRFQRIKKEVVEMIKMRAPSLKPKASEQRGGASDDFQEVLGSEDKGVKGKYTMDVAMEEKICELYDLYVEGMDEDKGPQIRKLYVELAELWPSGCMDNHGIKNAVCRSKERKRALHNRLKDQEKIKKKKLSIPRAEESVRGEATSAAQPRIMQERLGTDSSGHALMVPNRMITSMTTSAQHLATSVRMSNSSTNGLSMDRPKQEKVKGSTFMDDVRKADGVLVKKKVKKNPESELGELHLHPEKFSQHGKEKHKYPKLAAASQPHKSNLQTAGIPSCNQPS